A part of Ignavibacteriales bacterium genomic DNA contains:
- the uvrB gene encoding excinuclease ABC subunit UvrB, with the protein MEKKFELVSKYSPTGDQPEAIKQLTNGIISGEKFQTLLGVTGSGKTFTISNVIAKLNKPTLIISHNKTLAAQLYSEFASYFPNNAVEFFISYYDYYQPEAYVASRDLYIEKDFSINEEIDRLRLKATTSLIEGRRDVIVVASVSCIYGIGAPQEYANQIIILKKGEQLNRKKFLRELVDIHFVRNDSEFMRGTFRARGDVVEIIPAYQNEEAIRIEFWGDEIEELSIIDSITGDVLRKVDSTAIYPAKYFVTNRDQLQKAIYNIELELDERLKYFNSQEKYLEAQRLEQRTRFDIEMMKEIGYCSGIENYSRHMDGRLPGSRPYTLFDYFPKDFLLIIDESHVSMPQLRAMYNGDRSRKEALVEFGFRLPSALDNRPMKFEETEALMNQVIFVSATPADYELEKSGGVFVEQIIRPTGLLDPKIEVRPIKGQIDDLIAEIRIRVEKNERILVTTLTKKMAEDLSDYLDKIGIKVRYIHSDVEALERVEILRDLRLGDFDVLVGVNLLREGLDLPEVSLVAIIDADKEGFLRSERSLMQTAGRTARNVNGIVIMYADKITDSMRKTINETNRRRLLQTKYNEVNGISPQTIYKSVEEIMNSTSLASIRKKEDKVDYSFSKVAEPILKYMSLDQKKDLIEQMTTEMKQAAKDLDFERAAFLRDEINRLKKQMEQTT; encoded by the coding sequence ATGGAAAAAAAATTTGAACTTGTCTCTAAATATTCCCCAACGGGTGATCAACCGGAAGCAATAAAGCAATTAACTAACGGAATAATTAGTGGAGAAAAATTCCAAACATTGCTTGGTGTTACGGGCAGTGGTAAAACATTTACGATCTCGAACGTAATTGCTAAGTTAAATAAACCCACTCTGATTATTTCACATAATAAAACACTTGCTGCACAGCTCTATTCAGAATTTGCATCTTATTTCCCGAACAATGCAGTTGAGTTTTTTATAAGCTACTACGATTACTATCAGCCCGAAGCTTACGTTGCTTCACGCGATCTTTATATCGAAAAAGATTTTTCCATCAATGAAGAAATTGACCGCCTTCGGTTGAAAGCAACAACTTCATTAATAGAAGGACGACGGGATGTCATTGTTGTTGCAAGCGTGAGCTGCATATATGGAATCGGTGCGCCGCAGGAATATGCGAATCAAATTATCATTCTAAAAAAAGGCGAGCAGCTTAACCGAAAAAAATTTCTGCGCGAGCTGGTTGATATTCATTTTGTAAGAAATGATTCTGAGTTTATGCGCGGCACATTTCGTGCGCGCGGTGATGTTGTCGAAATTATTCCCGCATATCAAAATGAAGAAGCAATCCGAATTGAATTTTGGGGCGATGAAATTGAAGAACTATCTATTATTGATTCTATCACCGGTGATGTATTGCGCAAAGTTGATTCAACTGCAATTTATCCGGCAAAATATTTCGTAACCAACAGAGATCAACTTCAAAAAGCAATTTATAATATCGAATTAGAACTTGATGAACGCTTAAAATATTTCAACAGTCAGGAAAAATATTTAGAAGCACAGCGGCTTGAACAACGCACAAGATTCGATATTGAGATGATGAAAGAAATTGGCTATTGCTCCGGCATAGAAAATTATTCGCGTCACATGGATGGTCGGCTGCCCGGCTCGCGTCCATACACCTTATTCGATTACTTCCCAAAAGATTTTCTTTTAATTATTGATGAATCCCATGTTAGCATGCCGCAGCTTCGCGCGATGTATAATGGTGATCGCTCCCGTAAAGAAGCTTTAGTTGAATTTGGTTTCAGGCTACCTTCCGCACTTGATAATCGCCCAATGAAATTTGAAGAGACCGAAGCGCTTATGAATCAAGTTATTTTTGTCAGCGCAACTCCTGCAGATTATGAGCTTGAAAAATCAGGCGGGGTTTTTGTTGAGCAAATAATTCGTCCAACCGGCTTGCTTGACCCCAAAATTGAAGTGAGACCAATAAAAGGACAAATAGATGATCTGATTGCAGAGATAAGAATTCGTGTTGAAAAAAATGAACGAATACTTGTAACCACACTTACAAAAAAAATGGCGGAAGATCTTTCAGATTATCTTGACAAGATTGGAATAAAAGTTCGATACATCCACAGTGATGTTGAAGCGCTTGAAAGAGTTGAAATACTTCGCGATCTGCGTCTCGGTGATTTTGATGTTTTGGTGGGGGTTAATCTTTTAAGGGAGGGGCTCGATCTACCGGAAGTTTCGCTGGTTGCTATCATTGATGCAGACAAGGAAGGATTTTTACGAAGTGAAAGATCCTTAATGCAGACCGCAGGGAGGACTGCACGAAATGTAAATGGAATAGTAATTATGTATGCGGATAAAATTACAGACTCGATGAGGAAAACTATAAATGAAACCAATCGCCGCCGATTATTACAAACAAAATACAATGAAGTAAATGGTATCTCGCCGCAGACAATATATAAATCGGTAGAGGAGATTATGAACTCTACTTCACTTGCTTCAATCAGAAAGAAAGAAGACAAAGTTGATTACTCATTTTCA
- a CDS encoding DUF423 domain-containing protein encodes MKDNFWVVIGGIFGFTAVALGAFGAHSLRNVLNNEMLEIYKTGVLYHLIHSVIIASIGLFGNTKYNLSAWFLSIGIILFSGSLYAYSISAIKIFAMITPIGGISFLIGWSLIIISSLKKN; translated from the coding sequence ATGAAAGATAATTTCTGGGTAGTAATTGGTGGAATTTTTGGTTTCACTGCTGTGGCGCTTGGCGCATTTGGGGCGCATAGTTTAAGAAATGTTTTAAATAATGAAATGCTGGAGATTTATAAAACAGGAGTTCTGTATCATTTGATTCACTCTGTTATAATTGCTTCGATTGGTTTGTTTGGCAATACTAAATATAATTTATCGGCTTGGTTTTTATCAATTGGGATAATTTTATTTTCCGGATCGCTTTATGCTTATTCAATCAGCGCGATAAAAATTTTTGCGATGATAACACCAATAGGCGGGATTAGTTTTTTGATTGGATGGTCGTTAATAATTATCTCCTCACTAAAAAAAAATTGA